The following proteins are co-located in the Chitinispirillum alkaliphilum genome:
- a CDS encoding serine/threonine protein kinase — MFLFRNSGKNRQSLDSIVSKIGYVIPKKLRVDSYILPNETGSIKRRHKILKKVFQQHKPPIFIGRHMGSGGFAEVYSATSDYDGVQDFAIKILREDLLQIRKGKQYNPTEEEMRVKEVKKRFKNESYVQWDLSKNVSDNIANSVVPVYDHGEFDSKHEFRFILMERMDMTLRNYIKDSHESPDTPRCKIQLMIKIAEKLSNVHKEGIFHRDIKPENILFSKGKSPRSVCRDCDGKSCGLDVRIGDFGTVRWMKSYTDKYDAVIIGSQFYMSPEQILNPKNMDKRTDIYSFGIICYELLHRVHPKNLDEHSSNFLEKLAYEKPRERTPPQGYELLQKIINKCMNERWSRYQNMEELLCDLRGFLKEKISEDREISGSKV; from the coding sequence ATGTTTTTGTTTAGAAATTCGGGTAAAAATCGCCAATCTCTCGATTCCATAGTTTCAAAAATCGGGTATGTGATTCCCAAAAAACTGAGAGTTGATTCATATATCCTTCCCAATGAAACGGGTAGTATAAAGAGAAGGCATAAAATATTAAAAAAAGTTTTCCAACAGCACAAGCCACCAATTTTCATAGGACGCCACATGGGATCGGGAGGATTTGCGGAGGTATATTCTGCAACAAGCGATTACGATGGGGTGCAGGATTTTGCGATCAAGATCCTCAGAGAGGACCTGCTTCAGATACGCAAGGGCAAGCAATACAATCCAACAGAGGAGGAGATGCGGGTCAAGGAGGTAAAGAAGCGTTTCAAGAACGAATCTTACGTACAGTGGGATCTTTCAAAGAATGTTTCTGACAACATTGCCAACAGTGTTGTTCCAGTATACGATCATGGGGAATTTGACAGCAAACATGAATTTCGTTTCATACTTATGGAGCGCATGGACATGACGCTTCGAAACTACATCAAAGATAGCCATGAGTCTCCCGACACACCCCGATGTAAAATACAGCTGATGATAAAAATTGCTGAAAAGCTCAGCAATGTACATAAGGAAGGGATTTTTCACAGAGATATCAAACCGGAAAACATTCTTTTCTCAAAGGGAAAATCACCCCGCTCTGTATGCAGGGACTGTGATGGAAAATCGTGTGGTTTAGACGTAAGAATCGGTGATTTCGGTACAGTACGGTGGATGAAATCCTATACGGACAAGTATGATGCGGTGATTATAGGCTCACAGTTTTATATGTCACCGGAGCAGATTCTCAACCCCAAAAACATGGACAAGCGTACAGATATCTATTCTTTTGGAATTATCTGCTATGAGCTTTTACACCGCGTACACCCCAAAAATCTTGATGAACATTCAAGTAATTTCCTTGAAAAACTGGCCTATGAGAAACCCCGTGAACGCACACCGCCCCAGGGTTATGAATTACTTCAGAAAATAATAAACAAATGCATGAATGAGCGATGGTCGCGGTATCAGAACATGGAAGAGTTACTGTGTGATTTAAGAGGATTTCTCAAGGAGAAAATTTCGGAAGACAGGGAGATTTCGGGCAGTAAGGTCTGA
- a CDS encoding amidohydrolase family protein, whose product MQIIDFHTHFFPDDLAPKAIDHIVQTSPGAKNRTDGTLRGLHDSMKRARIDLSVTLQVATKPSHVRAINQQVAEAKADQLIIPFGSLHPLMQDSEKEIEYLRSNGIRGIKLHPEYQYFHIDDRSMYPIYEQLANAGLIVVFHTGKDPGPFTCDHALPGAVKRVHRDFPRLKMIAAHMGGWKLWEKVETELSGEEIWFDTSAVNEYMNREDFVRLCRKHGTERILFGSDTPWYDQKEAVEWIQSSSMSSYDIEKILYKNGSELLGI is encoded by the coding sequence ATGCAAATAATAGACTTTCACACCCATTTTTTTCCCGATGATCTGGCCCCAAAGGCAATTGATCATATCGTTCAAACCTCACCCGGCGCCAAAAACCGAACAGACGGCACACTAAGGGGACTTCATGACTCAATGAAAAGAGCCCGCATAGACCTCTCTGTTACCCTTCAGGTGGCGACTAAGCCTTCACACGTACGGGCGATAAATCAACAGGTCGCAGAGGCTAAAGCAGACCAATTGATTATTCCCTTCGGATCACTTCACCCACTTATGCAGGATTCTGAAAAGGAGATAGAATACCTCCGCTCCAATGGTATCAGAGGGATTAAGCTTCATCCGGAATATCAGTATTTCCATATTGATGACAGATCCATGTACCCAATTTATGAACAGCTGGCAAATGCGGGGTTGATTGTTGTTTTTCACACCGGGAAAGATCCCGGCCCGTTTACCTGTGACCACGCTCTTCCGGGAGCTGTGAAAAGGGTACACCGCGATTTTCCACGCCTTAAGATGATTGCTGCCCATATGGGAGGATGGAAACTGTGGGAAAAGGTTGAAACTGAGCTCAGTGGTGAGGAGATATGGTTTGATACATCGGCAGTTAACGAATATATGAATCGGGAGGATTTTGTACGTCTGTGCAGAAAGCATGGCACAGAAAGGATACTTTTCGGGAGCGACACTCCATGGTATGATCAAAAGGAAGCTGTGGAATGGATCCAATCCAGCAGCATGTCTTCATACGATATTGAAAAGATACTCTATAAAAATGGTTCTGAACTGCTTGGAATTTGA
- a CDS encoding 3-isopropylmalate dehydrogenase, which translates to MKTYNIALMPGDGTGPEVLREGVKVLDAACAKHDIKLNYTEYDFGGERYKKTGETLSDSGIEELSKHDSIFLGAIGHPDVKPGVLELGILLKLRFALDQYINLRPVKLYPNVETPLKDKGPEHIDFVVVRENSGGIYTGMGGVTMKGTQNEIATQLMCYSRPVVERCIRYAYDLTRKRNKKKLLTLVHKCNVLTDVGDLWVRTHQEVGEKDFQDIKQDYNHVDACTMWMVKSPEFYDVIVTSNLFGDIITDLGAMIQGGMGIAAGGNINPEGVSMFEPIGGSAPKYTGQNIINPLAAICAGAMMLETLGEADAAADIDKAVTAALETGKIKSLSAGRMGMSTSETGDFVASLL; encoded by the coding sequence ATGAAAACGTATAATATTGCTCTCATGCCGGGGGATGGAACAGGACCTGAGGTTCTCAGGGAAGGTGTTAAAGTTCTGGATGCTGCTTGTGCTAAACATGATATCAAGTTGAACTATACCGAATATGATTTCGGTGGCGAAAGATATAAAAAAACAGGGGAAACCCTTTCGGACTCCGGAATCGAGGAGTTAAGCAAACATGATTCAATTTTCCTTGGTGCAATCGGACATCCGGATGTAAAGCCCGGCGTTCTTGAACTTGGAATTTTACTTAAACTGAGATTCGCACTCGATCAGTACATTAACTTAAGACCTGTCAAACTTTACCCCAATGTGGAAACTCCACTGAAAGATAAGGGACCTGAACATATTGATTTCGTAGTGGTGCGTGAAAACTCAGGCGGTATCTATACCGGCATGGGTGGGGTTACAATGAAAGGTACTCAGAATGAGATCGCCACTCAGCTGATGTGTTACTCAAGGCCCGTGGTTGAGAGATGTATACGCTATGCCTACGATCTTACACGTAAACGTAACAAGAAAAAGCTCCTGACCCTGGTTCATAAATGTAATGTCCTTACAGATGTTGGTGATCTGTGGGTTAGAACTCATCAGGAAGTAGGGGAAAAGGATTTTCAGGATATCAAACAGGATTACAACCATGTTGATGCATGCACTATGTGGATGGTGAAAAGCCCTGAGTTCTACGATGTAATTGTAACATCAAATCTTTTCGGTGACATTATTACCGATCTTGGTGCGATGATACAGGGTGGGATGGGTATCGCTGCTGGTGGTAACATAAATCCTGAAGGTGTTTCGATGTTTGAGCCTATCGGTGGCAGTGCTCCTAAATACACCGGACAGAATATCATTAACCCACTTGCTGCTATTTGCGCCGGTGCAATGATGCTTGAGACTCTTGGAGAAGCGGATGCTGCTGCTGATATAGATAAAGCCGTAACTGCAGCTCTTGAAACCGGGAAGATTAAGAGTCTCTCTGCTGGTCGTATGGGAATGAGTACGTCTGAAACCGGTGATTTTGTCGCTTCACTTCTTTAA
- a CDS encoding GTP-binding and nucleic acid-binding protein YchF produces MGLAAGIIGLPNVGKSTIFNALCSGKAQAQNYPFCTIDPNQGVVAVPDERLIRITSLIPTQKVVPAFLELTDIAGLVRGASQGEGLGNQFLGHIKDVDAVVHVVRCFENSDVVHVDGSVDPLRDIATIETELMLKDLETAERGLNRAAKIAKGGDKDMKASIPVYETVLKSLSEGVPVRKVLNEDEMQIVSQMHLLSSKPVLYVANVDENELHEDNDAVKAVMEHAAKENAQCIKISGKVESEIAQLEAEDRTEFLESMDLSEPGLNSLSKAIYRLLGLETFFTAGEKENKAWTIRKGSTAPQAAGVIHSDFEKGFIRADVYTLEDLETHKSEVAIRAAGKIRSEGRDYVVKDGDIMFFKFNV; encoded by the coding sequence ATGGGACTCGCAGCAGGAATAATAGGTCTGCCCAATGTAGGTAAATCCACGATTTTCAACGCTCTGTGCAGCGGTAAGGCACAGGCACAAAACTACCCATTCTGCACAATCGATCCAAATCAGGGCGTTGTAGCAGTACCGGACGAACGCTTAATTCGCATCACTTCACTTATCCCAACTCAGAAAGTTGTTCCGGCTTTTCTGGAACTCACTGACATAGCCGGTCTGGTAAGAGGAGCATCACAGGGTGAGGGGCTTGGAAACCAGTTTTTGGGTCACATAAAAGATGTTGATGCGGTGGTGCACGTTGTAAGATGCTTTGAAAACAGCGATGTTGTGCATGTGGATGGATCCGTTGACCCACTGAGGGATATTGCCACTATTGAAACAGAGCTGATGCTTAAAGATCTTGAAACTGCAGAACGGGGCCTGAACAGGGCTGCAAAAATCGCCAAAGGTGGTGATAAGGATATGAAAGCCAGCATCCCTGTTTACGAAACCGTACTGAAGAGTCTCTCTGAGGGGGTCCCTGTGCGCAAGGTGCTCAATGAGGATGAAATGCAAATCGTCTCACAGATGCACCTTCTTAGTTCAAAGCCGGTACTATATGTGGCAAATGTGGATGAAAACGAACTGCATGAAGACAATGATGCTGTAAAGGCTGTAATGGAACATGCTGCAAAAGAAAACGCCCAGTGCATAAAGATAAGCGGAAAAGTGGAATCTGAAATCGCTCAGCTTGAAGCAGAGGATCGAACAGAATTCCTTGAGAGCATGGATCTGTCCGAACCAGGGCTGAATTCACTGTCAAAGGCAATTTATAGACTTCTTGGCCTTGAAACCTTTTTTACCGCAGGGGAAAAGGAAAACAAAGCCTGGACCATCAGAAAAGGCTCCACTGCCCCTCAGGCCGCAGGTGTTATTCACAGCGATTTTGAAAAAGGGTTTATCCGTGCTGATGTATACACATTAGAGGATCTGGAGACACACAAGTCTGAGGTAGCAATCAGAGCTGCCGGTAAAATACGCTCCGAGGGAAGGGACTATGTTGTAAAAGACGGAGACATAATGTTTTTCAAATTTAATGTTTAA
- a CDS encoding Branched-chain amino acid aminotransferase, translated as MKKDIDWRNLGFQYMQTDCYVTATYSEGSWSELKVCNEPNMSIHIAATCLHYGQSCFEGLKAFSRQDGSIALFRPEENAARLINSAKRIAMVAPPKELFVQAVKKVVELNKDWVPPYGTGASFYLRPILIGTDPKVGLQPSQSYMFIVMGMPVGPFYKNGFFPVSACVQDEYDRAAPKGVGNVKVAGNYAAGMLGDIESKAGGYSITLYLDSATHQYVEEFGTSNLIAIKQGKKFVTPQSESILPSITNRSVQIIAKDFGLDVEYRPIPFDELSQFTEVGACGTAAVITPVYSITKGEKVFTFGREDKAGETLEKLYREMQGIQFGEIEDRHGWMKPVS; from the coding sequence ATGAAAAAAGATATCGATTGGCGTAATCTGGGCTTTCAGTACATGCAGACCGATTGCTATGTGACTGCAACTTATTCTGAAGGGTCCTGGAGTGAACTTAAGGTTTGTAACGAACCAAATATGAGTATCCATATTGCAGCAACATGTCTGCACTACGGGCAGTCTTGTTTTGAAGGCCTCAAAGCGTTCAGTCGTCAGGATGGCTCGATTGCATTATTCAGACCGGAGGAAAACGCGGCGCGTCTGATAAATTCTGCAAAGCGAATCGCCATGGTGGCACCTCCTAAAGAACTCTTTGTACAGGCTGTAAAAAAGGTTGTGGAACTCAATAAAGACTGGGTGCCTCCATATGGAACCGGTGCATCATTTTATCTGCGGCCAATTTTGATCGGTACAGACCCTAAAGTAGGGTTACAACCTTCACAAAGCTATATGTTTATCGTCATGGGTATGCCGGTTGGACCGTTTTATAAGAATGGGTTTTTCCCTGTCAGTGCCTGTGTTCAGGATGAATATGACAGAGCTGCTCCAAAAGGAGTAGGCAATGTAAAGGTTGCGGGTAATTATGCTGCCGGAATGTTAGGTGATATAGAAAGCAAGGCCGGGGGGTATTCAATAACCCTTTATCTTGATTCCGCAACTCATCAGTATGTGGAAGAATTTGGAACATCTAACCTGATTGCAATCAAGCAGGGTAAAAAGTTTGTGACACCGCAATCAGAATCAATTCTACCGTCCATCACAAACAGAAGTGTTCAGATAATAGCAAAAGATTTTGGACTCGATGTCGAATACAGACCTATACCTTTTGATGAATTGTCACAATTCACAGAGGTCGGGGCCTGTGGTACGGCTGCTGTGATCACTCCTGTCTACTCGATCACCAAGGGTGAAAAAGTGTTTACTTTTGGGCGGGAGGACAAGGCCGGTGAAACTTTGGAAAAACTCTACAGGGAAATGCAGGGTATTCAGTTCGGTGAAATAGAAGATCGTCACGGATGGATGAAACCGGTTTCCTGA
- a CDS encoding 1-acyl-sn-glycerol-3-phosphate acyltransferase: MNIIKAALRWFVWTVISKIFILCHIKGNYHFSRKKPCDPIPKPPFLVIANHGTFFDPWMAGFYSFTPFLFMINDDAFRASKFTSLYLKIVGTIPKKKGASDFKAMKTTLSCLKSGKAVCIFPEGQTTWDGETQPIYSGIEKIAKRAKCPIMFVRFQGNFLSKPWWAKTQRKGKVAISFKTLSREEIEQLSEPQLLEKIKSSIYQNDIKDPSNLKIPFKGKNMAEGLENFLWVCRECNKEDSLKAKNNTIECTNCNQKYDIDAHCRFYTRSSPAPEFDLHDWAGYQKQDVKNRIKNASANDNILTFSTNVEIQRAENNRQTYSTLAQDGTLTLTREIMSFKSDELELRWPVSSTANFVVQRKNIFQFDNGDNEIRVVLKDKSPMKWVTYLRYLNGFEEYENRGHL; the protein is encoded by the coding sequence ATGAACATCATTAAAGCAGCATTGAGATGGTTTGTCTGGACAGTTATCTCAAAAATATTTATCCTGTGCCATATCAAAGGAAACTACCATTTCTCACGCAAAAAACCCTGCGATCCTATACCAAAACCTCCTTTTCTGGTAATTGCAAACCACGGCACCTTCTTTGACCCCTGGATGGCAGGTTTCTACAGTTTCACTCCGTTTCTTTTTATGATAAACGATGATGCTTTCAGGGCCAGTAAATTTACAAGTCTATATTTGAAAATCGTAGGTACCATTCCCAAAAAAAAAGGTGCCTCTGATTTCAAGGCCATGAAAACCACTCTCAGCTGCTTAAAATCGGGAAAAGCTGTATGTATTTTCCCTGAAGGCCAAACAACATGGGACGGTGAAACACAACCCATTTACAGCGGAATTGAAAAAATTGCCAAAAGAGCAAAATGTCCCATAATGTTTGTCCGTTTTCAGGGAAATTTCCTCTCAAAACCATGGTGGGCAAAAACACAGAGAAAAGGGAAAGTCGCAATATCATTCAAAACTCTTAGCAGGGAAGAAATCGAGCAGTTATCAGAGCCTCAACTCCTCGAAAAGATAAAAAGCTCCATTTACCAGAACGATATCAAGGACCCCTCAAACCTCAAGATACCTTTTAAAGGGAAAAATATGGCTGAAGGGTTGGAAAATTTTCTCTGGGTTTGCAGGGAGTGCAACAAAGAAGATAGCCTCAAAGCAAAGAACAACACAATTGAGTGTACAAACTGCAATCAGAAGTACGATATAGACGCTCACTGCAGGTTCTATACACGCTCATCCCCTGCTCCCGAATTTGATCTTCATGACTGGGCCGGATATCAAAAACAGGATGTAAAGAACAGAATTAAAAATGCCTCAGCAAACGATAATATTCTCACATTCAGTACTAATGTTGAAATCCAGCGCGCCGAAAACAACCGTCAAACCTACTCAACACTGGCTCAAGATGGAACACTAACTCTCACAAGAGAAATCATGTCCTTTAAATCAGACGAGCTTGAACTTCGTTGGCCGGTTTCTTCAACTGCAAATTTCGTCGTGCAGAGGAAAAATATTTTTCAATTTGACAATGGTGACAATGAGATCAGAGTTGTTCTAAAGGATAAAAGTCCCATGAAATGGGTAACTTATCTTCGGTATCTCAATGGATTTGAGGAGTATGAAAATCGGGGACACCTTTAA
- a CDS encoding (R)-citramalate synthase, which produces MNDNKNRKIDLYDTTLRDGNQALGISLSLNDKLDIAVKLNELGVKYIEGGWPNPTNTIDTEFYSHASKLNLTAKIAAFGSTRRPGNEVSKDPFMEMLVSTKAPVATIFGKSWDLHVTQVINTTLEENLAMIYDSVHFLKKHMDEVIYDAEHFFDGYKNNPRHALDTLKAAEDGGADCIVLCDTNGGLLPDEFISIFKEIKSKINTKIGIHMHNDSGCAEAMSCLGVIEGADHVQGTINGLGERCGNANLCTIIPSLQLKRGFDLISADQLKNLTSISVYVAEVANVTPDIRKPYVGEAAFSHKAGAHADGVRKVRHSFEHISPEIVGNNRYFVVSDQAGSSTILEKLEFIKPGLDKKDPDVKKLLLKIKELESDGYQFEAAEGSFELIAREILGQFKEPFLVKGFRVIEEKNENGQVYSEATIKVQEEDVFEHTAAEGDGPVNALDNALRKALIKFYPSLSEVKLEDFKVRVLDGRDGTEAKVRVLIESTDIYDRWGTVGVSTNIIEAAWFALIDSLKYKLMKDTLKNREDKTQNISTAAR; this is translated from the coding sequence ATGAATGATAATAAAAATCGAAAAATAGATCTATATGACACTACCCTGAGGGATGGAAATCAGGCACTTGGTATAAGTCTTTCACTAAATGACAAGCTTGATATTGCGGTGAAACTTAATGAGCTGGGTGTGAAATACATTGAGGGCGGCTGGCCAAACCCCACAAACACTATCGATACCGAATTTTATTCTCATGCTTCAAAGCTTAATCTTACTGCCAAAATTGCTGCTTTTGGAAGTACCCGAAGACCAGGCAATGAGGTTAGCAAAGATCCTTTCATGGAAATGCTTGTATCGACTAAAGCTCCCGTTGCCACTATCTTTGGTAAATCATGGGATCTTCATGTGACACAGGTCATAAATACTACGCTTGAAGAAAATCTGGCGATGATTTACGATTCGGTACATTTCCTCAAAAAGCATATGGATGAAGTGATCTATGATGCGGAGCATTTCTTTGACGGGTACAAAAATAATCCCCGGCATGCTCTTGATACCCTTAAGGCCGCTGAGGATGGCGGGGCGGACTGCATTGTGTTGTGTGATACAAACGGTGGACTTCTCCCTGATGAATTTATCTCTATTTTTAAAGAGATCAAATCCAAAATCAACACCAAAATCGGAATCCATATGCACAATGATTCAGGGTGTGCCGAAGCGATGTCGTGCCTGGGTGTAATCGAGGGGGCTGATCATGTACAGGGTACTATTAACGGACTTGGCGAAAGGTGTGGAAATGCAAATCTCTGCACAATCATTCCCAGTCTGCAGCTTAAAAGAGGGTTTGATCTGATCTCTGCGGATCAGCTTAAAAATCTTACATCCATTTCTGTCTATGTTGCAGAAGTGGCAAATGTTACACCCGACATCCGTAAACCTTATGTTGGTGAAGCCGCTTTTTCTCATAAGGCAGGGGCTCATGCCGATGGCGTGAGAAAGGTAAGGCACTCCTTTGAACATATATCACCCGAAATTGTTGGCAATAACAGATATTTCGTAGTATCTGATCAGGCCGGGTCAAGTACTATACTTGAGAAACTGGAGTTTATCAAGCCTGGTTTGGACAAAAAGGATCCCGACGTAAAAAAACTGCTGCTTAAAATCAAGGAACTGGAGAGCGATGGGTATCAGTTTGAGGCTGCAGAAGGTTCTTTTGAGCTTATTGCAAGAGAGATCCTTGGGCAGTTCAAGGAACCTTTTCTGGTGAAAGGTTTCAGGGTGATCGAAGAGAAAAACGAGAATGGGCAGGTTTATTCCGAGGCTACCATAAAGGTACAGGAAGAGGATGTTTTTGAGCATACCGCAGCTGAGGGTGACGGGCCTGTGAATGCGTTGGATAACGCACTCAGAAAGGCTCTCATTAAATTTTATCCATCTCTCTCTGAAGTTAAACTTGAAGATTTCAAGGTGAGGGTTCTCGATGGACGGGATGGGACTGAGGCAAAGGTTCGGGTATTGATCGAGTCCACCGATATCTACGACAGATGGGGTACTGTGGGTGTCTCAACCAATATTATTGAAGCAGCATGGTTTGCTCTTATTGACAGTTTGAAATATAAGCTAATGAAGGATACTCTTAAAAACAGAGAAGACAAAACCCAGAACATCTCAACGGCTGCTCGTTAA
- a CDS encoding putative transcriptional regulator, Crp/Fnr family, whose amino-acid sequence MYSPKKTTVNNILHILKNVTIFSGLSEQDICSIYENSEILEAEIGDILLKEGTPATEIFIILSGRVTIMLNINETPLEMGDFGSGNCIGEASVIGIQNHSATAVAMETTTLLILSRRLLMQLFESNKELFSHLILNIAREIARRLHHTDEILLHYGRKIGQV is encoded by the coding sequence ATGTACTCCCCCAAAAAGACAACAGTAAACAACATTCTCCATATACTTAAAAATGTAACCATCTTTTCAGGCCTCTCAGAACAGGACATCTGTTCAATCTATGAAAACAGCGAAATACTGGAGGCCGAAATCGGCGATATCCTTCTCAAGGAGGGAACCCCGGCAACAGAGATCTTTATCATCCTGAGTGGCCGTGTAACCATTATGCTCAATATAAACGAAACACCACTGGAAATGGGTGACTTTGGTTCCGGCAATTGTATAGGAGAAGCTTCTGTTATTGGAATTCAAAACCACAGTGCTACAGCTGTTGCAATGGAAACTACCACACTGCTTATCTTAAGCCGAAGACTTCTGATGCAGTTATTCGAGTCAAACAAGGAATTATTTTCTCACCTTATATTAAATATCGCCAGAGAAATTGCAAGAAGATTGCACCACACGGATGAAATCCTCCTGCACTATGGAAGAAAAATCGGCCAGGTGTGA